TTCCACAGACTATGTAAGGTCTAGTACAGTTATACATATAGCTTAAATTCCATCTCTCCCTATATTTAATAAGGAGAGAAACAAACAGCACAATTTATTTGTTGATTATCATGGTGTGATCAAGGCGgtatatacattatatataaATGTAAACTATATGCACATAACTGTAggccattttttttccaaatgatgGAAATTACCTctttttccaaatgttttagACTTCTTCTTGGTCTTGTTCTTCTTCCCCTTCCGCTTCTCCTGTTCAGAAGAGGAGTCCGACTCAGATGATGTGTCAGAAGACGAAGAGTCTGAGAAATCCTTTGCCTTTCTTTTGCGTGGCCctgacaataaaagaaatacaattcctaaaattattttttgatagagattttatttattttgcacatGAAAAAACACTTATTGTAATATACTTCATGCATTTCCATGATGTGGGGATTTGAAATCAATATATGCAAAATAGAAGGCCACTTATTAAGCCTACAGACACCTTTTGGGGTTGGGTCAGTTTTCTCTCTAAGGAAATCCCGCTCCTCTTTTAGAAGCCGGATCTCTTCTTTTAGGAGCCGGTTCTCCTCCTTTACTAATTTGAATTCCTGCCGGAATTTATCCATGGTTGGAGCCGGGGTTTGAATCTCAACAACTAAAAAGATACAAACAGAAATATATTTCAAATGTAGTGGTCAGTTATAGCCTGTTCTATTTCAATTACTAATAACATACAACAACATATAACAACATAAAATCCTATGGACTGGCAGAAAGAAGAGTGGGGTGTCATTTTCAGAACACTCAAATCCAAGACTGCCTTTCTGGTGGTATGGAATGTTGTAGAGCTGACccattttgattaaaaaaaaaacttaactgtgATTATGTTAAGTTATAATTATTGCAGCTCTATTACAGACACAGGGTAAGATTTAAATTTATTCACCACTCTTGAACAAACGAACGCCCAAAATGCCAAAATCATGcactctttcatttttttttgttgtcatttttgatACTTGATATGCTCTCGACCATTTTCCTGGATGTTGGGTTCATTATGATGTGTGAGGATGacgtctaaccctaaccctaacggcTACTAAGAAAAAGGGTATATGTGTTCAttgggtgtgtgtgcgtgcgccaTACAGCCAAAATAGAGACAAAACAGAGACATTTACAATGAGATCAAACTGCTTTAGGGTGGACACACACTCCAAACTTCTCTAGCATGAGTATGTTTGTTGCAACTGGCATTTTAACGGTTTAAATCCTGAAAATTATGACAAGAATTTTAATGATGAACTTAATTTGGGAAGattatttgattgattgattcatATATTTAAAATTTAATAAATATGGCATACACAGAAATTTGTAATAAGAGTTAACAACTATGAGGGAACTAATTTAAGGACCACCCAGTTGCTAACATTAACTTACCTTCATCAGTAGACTGTACCAACTCATCATCGACTGGATTTTTATTACTCCTTGTTCTTCTAACTCCACGTGGCATGACTCTGGACATTAGAAGTATAAAATATGataataaaattaaacaatACATTAGGTCAAAGCCAAGTCACAGATCAATTGTTAAACTTCACCCGTAGCCTATTTGAGTACATGCAGCTAACCAAGCTGCAACAAAACTAACTTACCGTATTTAAGTTAAAACGTGTTAACAGCCTGCTTTGGCTGCTTTGTGTCGCTAAATttagctagctaacgttagctagctgTCACTGTGCAAATGTGTTTGCTTCTGGTTCCGAAAAAAACTGTTTGCCGGTGACCACATTGCAAAGCTCAAGGCTTCAAAACGGGAGTCTGCAAATCGATAATAACTTACCTGTTAACTGTAGCTAACTTCAGGTCTTCAGCTGTGTGTTGTTTTCCCTCTCAGAAGTCTCCGGTCTACTTTCGTATCAATTTTGCGCGAGCACCATAAGTCGGATCCAACTTCCGGTTGACACAGAGATCTCCAACCAAATGTAAGTAAAATACATTTCTGTATAACAATGTACGCGTTACAGTACCAATTACATgtgaatatatataatataaatgtTCAATAAACGTTACTTTATGAAAGTGACTGATGGAAGATTGGTGCTTAGTCTTAGTTTTTTTCACAAGCAATGCTCTTATTGTGAAGTATTTCCGTTGTTGCAGTCAGTACGTTGACTTGATTCAGAGACCAAGTGAAAAGCCCGGTAAAATCACCACGAGGTGAAGGCACAAGAAGAGGAGAAGGTTGCGTCAATGTCCATCGCGAGTTTCGAATCTGGTAAAGATTAAGTTGATACATTTTTAAGTCATTATTGTAAAGGCAACGCAATCAGCGGAGTGGGCCCTATTTAATTATAAAAAATTATAATCATGTTTTTTCACAGTATTTTTTCAAGTATTATATTATAAATGCATTTAATGTTACACCCgttatgttttaatttttttttcagtaaaatgaCGTTGATAATAAAATGTCTACAGAAGACAGCACATGGCGGCAAAAACTTGATAAGATGGCtccagaagaagaggctgttgGCAAGAAAAAAACGATGTCCTGCCTGCAACAGCAGAATGAAATTTAAAAGAACTGACACAACAAAAGATGGATATAGGTGGTAAGCTCCATGTCTCATTGCAACACACACTCAGTGTACCATTACATTCCTGTATCTTTAGAATGTCTTAAAATTGAtcactttttaaattaaaataagcaTTTTGTCATTCAAAATATTGAAATACCAACCAGCTCATAACTGGGATTATTGATATCTAGAtcagtctgtgtttttgttatATACTCAGTGTTAGTAGGCTATTGAGGGTAATTACTTACATGTAGAATGGTATTTGAGCATATTTTGTCTGTACAACCTCTTGGCTAGGGTGGTGACTACCACTCACATACTTGAGATGTGCTGTAATCAATGGATATCCAACCAAGGACTCAATATGACAACTGTGCCCAATGTTAATGTGAGGAACAAGTTAAACATGCTTTGcaatgttatttgttattgatGTATGTACCTTAAAACCACACTAAATACACattaaattaatgcaaatatatCTCTGTGCCATTTGTTACAGGACCTGTAGAAAGACAACCCATAAGGGCAGGGGCATCACAAGGTCCATCAGAGAGGGCTCCATATTCTCTCGGTCACACATTCCATTACCAAGTTGGATGACAATCATGCACAGGTTGGGGTCCTTCACCTATATCTGTCTCTCAGTGTGTTTTGGTTACACTTTACACAAATGCTGCCTATTATTGCTGACTTATTAAAACCAGATTAGCTTGTAGCATGTAATTAGAGTCTTCATTATTGTTTTGTGATCACAATCAGGCTGATCAGTTGCTAATACACTTAGAGTTTTTGTCTTAGTTTTTCACAGGGTTTGCGGAAGAGACAAATTGATATGATAGAGGATGGAGTATGTGGGAGCAGCAAGTCACTGACCGGTGTGACAACACTCTTACGAGAAATCTGCACTAAAGCTGTCAGGCGACTGGAGAGAAGACGGGGAATGCGCATTGGAGGAAGGAGAGCTTTTGTTGCAATTGATGAGAGCAAATTCAGACACAAAAGAAAGGCACTGATCATTTTAACAAAATTGTAATTTATGCTTTGAATAGCAGATTACACCTGAATTACCATGGTATAATAAATATCTATTATCAGTCACTGGTATCTACCTTTGGAAGCAGGAAGTTATTGGGTAccggtttaaaaaaagttataGTGCATATCTAGAGTTAAGTCACTAACTTTACATATGACATGCTTATTTTTCAGTACGGACGTGGACGACGTGGACACACCTGGCAAAGACGCTCATGGGTCTTTGGCATGCTGGAGGTGAAGGGGTCCGGCCGACGTCCCATCCTGAAATTGGTCAAAAATCGGTCAAGGAGGCGATTACTGCCAATAATACAAAGATATATTAGACCGGGTAGTGAAGTGATAAGTGATTGTTGGTCGGCCTACAATAGATTGTCAAATCAAGGTTACGTTCACTATCAGGTGAATCACAGAAGATATTTTGTCCACCCTGGGACAGGTGCTCATACACAGCACATTGAACGGGCATGGCGGAGTTGCAAAGAGGACATCTACCGATACCGGGGCAACTTGTCAGAGGCAGGCCTAAAGATGAATTTAAGGTTCATCGAGTGGAATCACTGGCTTGGAAAAGAGCACAAGGAGGGCATTCTTGGACGCTTATTTAAAGACATCAGAGCATGTTACAAAGTGTAACAACGCTTTATCAAATGTACATAATATttcaacgttttttttcttttcctgttaaATATGGATTTTAGAAGTGAGCGAGCAGCCGCACCACTGCAATTATATAGTTGTTCTGTGCCAAACGTTTGTTGAGTAGCTCTGTTGTTTGAAATATGGTGGGAGTTTTCTTATTCTGGTTCTACCCTACAATTAAACTTTCCTTACCTTTGCATCCAGTTTCAGTTTACTAACCTAAATTATAATTGACATAGTAATGTATCAGAGCCTACATGGTACAAGTTTCTGTTTATTGACTAGTCAGTTATCTATTATCTATTACAAATTATACATGTAAGAACATGGTTATtacatgga
The sequence above is drawn from the Odontesthes bonariensis isolate fOdoBon6 chromosome 14, fOdoBon6.hap1, whole genome shotgun sequence genome and encodes:
- the LOC142398212 gene encoding uncharacterized protein LOC142398212 → MYCLILLSYFILLMSRVMPRGVRRTRSNKNPVDDELVQSTDEVVEIQTPAPTMDKFRQEFKLVKEENRLLKEEIRLLKEERDFLREKTDPTPKGPRKRKAKDFSDSSSSDTSSESDSSSEQEKRKGKKNKTKKKSKTFGKRVQSPEEVVHRYRAVLKVFRRTRSLNLSCKSLDVDRNTIALSAVIADIMIASEGEDFGPLPVFTEGDTVASFAKTCMNFIDTNKRLEEKIKRMKKESELLPIKYKFRK